CGCTCTCTGCTAATATCCTCTTGCATGCCTCATAACACATGAAAGAAATCCCAGCTGCAGGGACCAATTTCATGCAGCTTGGTCCCAACCCTCTATAAAGCCCTGCCATCCCCTCTTTCTCAACTATGCTTGTTAATGCTTGAATCATGCTGTGGCATTGTCTTCCATTAATAGCACCAGCCTGCATCTGCTTCCGAGCCACCTCGAGAGGGTAAGTTGCCGTGCTCGAGATCGCACCGGCCGCTGATCCTATTAGAAGAGTCATAACATTCCCAATTTCCTCTTTCTTAAAAGCTTTTTTATAAGCATTTCTTAGTGTATCATAAGCAAAATAATTAGAGGCAGCATAAGGAACAACTCCCATCACACTTGGAGTGAGGCCTTTGTATAGTCCTCCCGGTCCTTCCGCCTGTACAATTTTCGCAACCGCGTCCAATAGATTCTTGTAATCTTCCTGCAATCAAAGCAAAGCTATAACAGGTCAAGATAGATGCTTCAATGAAGAATTAGTTCATTAGTTCTTCACCAAAATTCATGCTTACATTGACAGTTAAACGAGTTTTGAGCAACTCGAGAGGGTACGTCAACAATGTCGAGCTAACTCCGGCAACAGCACCGGCAATGAATGAGGCTGGCAGAGGGAGTTTGGGATGTTCCCCATGTTCAGGCGTCAACTGTTTCTTGACTGTCTCGTATGCAAATAACTGTGCAATGGAATATGAAACAAGATAGAAATTGATGATGAACATAGAAAACTACTAATCCTTCAAAGACTAAaatgcacacacacacacacaaaaaaagatCAGTGAATGAAGGATAACTGGCATCCTAAGGCATGGTGTACAATTAACAAAAGtgtaaggacaataaatgaagtgCCTAACTACATACCTCGATAGCCTTGCTTGGAGCCACTCGAATGACATTTACTAAATTGCCTCTAAACAAGCCTTTCCATCCCTCACTCATGGTGATGTTATCAAACACTTCAGCCATGGAATTCCCACAACTCCCCACCATCAAATGCGTTTTAATGGTCTCCAATGGAGCCACCGCAGTCCTTGATACCGCACCTGCGACTGCCCCACTCATCAACTTCCTTAATGACGTATTCCCTAtcttaattctaaatttaaatccactcttcttcttcttcttctccactAACCTCTCAGCAATCTCAAGTTCATCATCCAAAACCAGATACCCGGGCTCAGAGATTGAAACAAGACTGGCAAAATGGAACTTTGCAGTACTCTGGAGTGGAATTTGAGGGTTTGGTGAGATGGCAAAACCCATTCCAGCTTGATTAACACTAGCAAAAAACCCATTTGCTTTCAAACTAACTCTCTTAAGAGAAAAAGAACATTCAACAATCTTGACACCTGAATCACTAAAAAACACATCTTTGTTGCCATGTTGAAGAAGTGGGAAACTTTTTTCAGCCATTTAATCCTTCTAAAACACTTGAATATCAAATGGGTTTTCTGCAACTGGAAATGGATGTTGGATAAAATTGGTTAAAAagacaaaacaaagaaaattcaGAGGAATACAAGAAAGAATAGATGCATGAAGAAAGGGTAGTTGAGATTCTCTCCTCTCAGTCTCTCCAAAGCCAAGAGATGGgccaaagagagagagagaggagaagAAAGAGTTGTGCAATGGCGCTGATGAATGAAAGAGTAGAGGGTTGAGGGTCGGCCTAACACTTGCTGTGAAAAGGTAGGGTTCCTTTGCTGCAAGTGGAAACATTCTTCacaatttctttctcttttttgggTTAATTGAACGGTCAGAATTTCAGAATAGCTGTGCTACGTCAATTTTATTAAGAAAGGAAATATCTTACTCTCAAAGTATTATTATATACCAAATAAATTGATTCAAAGGAAATAATTTAAATGAGAATTGAGTTGGAGGGTATGATCACTGTCTCCTGTACGAGAAAAAAATTAGTGTGAAGAGAAGGAAAGAATCTAGGGCGGTGGGCGGTGGCCCttggattttttattttctttttattattttcttattggcTCTTTACTTTTCTTGCCTTTATCGAGCCTGTATTTTTCTTAATTCCTaaactcaaaatattaatatcaAGTTAAAGTTTACCAAAACTCAAGggtgaaaaaaaaaatagggttaaaaattaaattataacatttacgatagtaaaaatataatttcactatcttaatagtttatatctttataatttttaaaagattaaattaaatttttattatttttaaggggccaaagtataattttacccataaaaattttatcttattataaaatttattttagtctcTCTCctattaaaagaaatattttagtttttatatatttgaaaagttGATATTTTAATGTCAAATTTGTTAATGGAATGACATAAATTAATAGTGACTGATGTGacattaaatcaaatattaaattaaattaataggcTAAAGAATAATTTTGGGGAATAAATAGATGTAAGAAATTGATTTTACTTTTACCTCAAATTGTTTTTTTACACAATTGTTGTGTTTAAAGTATTTGTAGTTTGGTCCATATTATCTATCATTAAGTcacattattttatttgttttcaagATTAATAAgccttttaatttgatttaatgtcATGTTAATGACTTTAAATCAATGCTACTCCATTAACGACAAAGTTAGCATGTAGGGATTGAAATGTCATCTTTTTAAAcgtataataattaaaatattttttttaataatagaagGACTAAAATGAACTTCTTAATATAATACAAAGACTCATTGTAAACTTTACCCATTATATCAAATATGGTTGTAAATTGGGAtatcgaaattaaattttatggtccaataattatatttcattttcaaaaaaaaaaggtctaattattttattgggttgattttaatttatttattttatttcttttccccTGAGTCAAGgatacaaattcatcaaatctGTGGTCAATGGTTTAACCCCTTTGATCTCTTTTTCAATCCCATgacaattaaaaaatagaaaagaaaatatattaattatgaatttataaTCTACCACTTTCCTTAAGTATTTATAATCTACCACTTAAATTTTACTACAtgatttatcaaataaatttttaaattgagtttaaGTCTGCATCAACAAGAAGAGAGAAATGGATTAGAGAATGCATATATGGGATCCACCTACAAGTGGTATGTGGTAGCTTAGACACTATATTTTATATCTTTCATTtggtatttattaattaatttagtttagaGACATTTTTAGTTatgaaaatcatgaaaaataattgaatgagtattttcttttaaaataaaatagaggatGATTTTATTTCGATTTATTTAGTGGCATATAGCAAGAAGGATATAGCTCAATAGCTTTCAAAAAGCTCTTCAGTTTAGTACAAAATTGTAGAGTAAAGCTTAGGATATCCAACTTTAAGAAATGGcattatattttaagtttatgtttatttgtaaataaattatgttgaaatttaagaaatattcaattgtttattattattattattattattagattatATTTACATTTCACTTCCTTATAAATCCGTCCCATATttggaaaaatttattttcatttattaaaggGTTATTTAATTAATGTCAATATAGTTACGAAACATCGAATGTCTTAGAATAATTACATACAAttacttttaataaatgatatgtaaaatATTAAGTAACACACACCGAGTCAATAATGGTAAATGattaatatatcaattttttttaagaaatagtAATTTCTTTCATTCGACATAGGAATAcaacataatatcaaattttaatccaCATTTAACCATTAAAGCTTAATTACAACATTGAAAAATAATTTGTAAGCAGTGGTTTGTTAAAGGCTTAATTCAAATTATTGAGTAAAAAAACATTAACTAATAcaaaaatatgttataaatacGTCTAATTATAAGTCTCTTATCTTTTTAAATGTGAATTAGTCGAAGatgagattaaaaaaaattataaaaatcaagatCTGGATACGGTAAATattatacaataaaaataatttccttTGGTTCTGTCTTACGATTTCTTCTACCTAATATGGTTTATtgataaacattttatttatctctgaaaaaaaaaagaaacattttatttatttatttattttgttctcATACATCACACGTATCGTTTTCACTCTATTTTATTGACAACTTATTTCGTTTTCATTGTGTTGAAAACTAGAGTATTAACACCCAATGGTTTATATATTGAGGGAAGTGAGTGGCTAATTTGTCTATATTCTACTTAGATTCTGACGAGAAGAGATGCTGCATTTGTTGCCACAAGATTCAGATAAAATTTTATATCTTGCTGACTGAGGGTACCTCTACATCTCTCAAATTTTAGAGCCATATCTTAACATCCGGACTCTCTCTGCCCTTTGAGTTATGGTTTAAAAGCCCCCCGTTCAGCTTGCCATTAAATGCAGTTGCCGCACCACCATCCGATGGTTACACGG
The Gossypium hirsutum isolate 1008001.06 chromosome A07, Gossypium_hirsutum_v2.1, whole genome shotgun sequence genome window above contains:
- the LOC107939430 gene encoding adenine nucleotide transporter BT1, chloroplastic/mitochondrial, with amino-acid sequence MAEKSFPLLQHGNKDVFFSDSGVKIVECSFSLKRVSLKANGFFASVNQAGMGFAISPNPQIPLQSTAKFHFASLVSISEPGYLVLDDELEIAERLVEKKKKKSGFKFRIKIGNTSLRKLMSGAVAGAVSRTAVAPLETIKTHLMVGSCGNSMAEVFDNITMSEGWKGLFRGNLVNVIRVAPSKAIELFAYETVKKQLTPEHGEHPKLPLPASFIAGAVAGVSSTLLTYPLELLKTRLTVNEDYKNLLDAVAKIVQAEGPGGLYKGLTPSVMGVVPYAASNYFAYDTLRNAYKKAFKKEEIGNVMTLLIGSAAGAISSTATYPLEVARKQMQAGAINGRQCHSMIQALTSIVEKEGMAGLYRGLGPSCMKLVPAAGISFMCYEACKRILAESEEKTV